Genomic DNA from Anolis carolinensis isolate JA03-04 unplaced genomic scaffold, rAnoCar3.1.pri scaffold_21, whole genome shotgun sequence:
caactagacgcagagccttttcagcagtggcgccatcgctctggaactccttcccacctgaagttcgtgccgtgcgggacttgtcggccttccgcagggcatgtaagacacacctgtttcaacaagcttttgagttctgttgttgatgttttaaaaggtacttttaggatgttttttaagatgttttttaaagatgtttttaagatgttttttaaattgttgattttagccggttcttgtaagccgctccgagccctaggggagtggtggcatataagtttgaataataaataaataaaataaataaactgtcttTATCCGCAAAGAACCTTAACCTAACCTtataaagattatatatatatatacacacacacacacacacacacacacactagcattgcccggccacgcgttgctgtggcttatgggaatcctttgatggccaggtggaatagaagtgaatagccttcaaagcctggccgttttctggagtaggtggagctttttgctgtatgaacgtaaaggcatggatgaggagttttgttgccaagtttagtgtttctgggatgtgtagttttgttgttttctcctaggctgaaatttcattacccttttatatatatagataaaagaaTTCTTCTCCCAAGACGGATCACTTGGGTTGTTCTATCCATAcatggcatggccccatgtaagccgccccgagtccccgttggggagatggtggcggggtataaataaagttttattattattattattattattattattatacatgtgGTCACTCCAGATCTGAGTTGGGAAGTGAGGAAGCGGGGGATCCAGGCAGGAAATGCTTTTGCAGCCTCAGCCCCATTCTGTGCCGATCATATGGTAAGAGTTCTTCCTTTACAAAGGCTGGATTACACTGTCAACACATTGAGAGAGGGATACATCAATAAGTCAACCATCTTGAATATTGGTCGAATGAAGGATATATTTAAAGGGCGACCATCTTAGATATTGAGAGAGGAAGGGGGGGATTAATAATTCGGCCATCTTGGATATGGTTTGAAGGAAGGATACATTCGCAAGTCGGCCATCCTGGATATCGGTAGAAGGAGGGATGCATGGAGAGGGTGgcggccatcttggatattgggagCGGGAGGGTGTGATGCCCTTCACAAAGGGTCTTTCAGACggaggaaaccttttccttttgccCCCCTGGAAGGCACACCTGTTCCTAATCAGAGTCTGCAGGGATCTTCTTGGACTCTTTAAATCTTATTCAGTGTTTTGGAGAAACAGTCTTCATACAGAACAAAACAGTAATTGAGTTTATTTATTGAGATCTTGCAACAAAGGTGTATTGGTTGCATTTGAATATTACTTTCTTGGTTGAATAACATGGTTTTATTACAGAAGGAAAGCTGTACTGATATTATTACCACTGTATTAACTccagttttattgtcttactgtgttttattttttgtatattgtacaatgtatttatgctgttgtttttgtaaattatgctggttgggctttgccccatgtgagccgccccgagtccccgtagggagatggcggcggggtataaataaagttttattattattattacttccatACAAATCTTCATACACAGAaagattttgtttatttactatGTAGGAGCCATCTCTCAACTATTTTCAACTTACTACACTGTCTATTTCTTCAAATACTTCTTACTAACATATTCCCTGACCTGTATTCACTGTCAACCAAACTATCATGATCTAACAGTTCGCTTCTGCCCGTCCTAACTGACCTTTTTCCTTCCTAACTGACTTTAGAATGTCCAGGTTTTTTTTCCAACTGCCATCCTTGGCTATTTTCTCTTTCAAATTCTGGCACCTGCTCATTTACATATTATTGCGTCAaattgatatatgtgtgtgtgtaaagaaatccttacaaagttggtttgcaaagggaactctgcaaaagagctcagctttgcagaggcaaagccacgcctaaaacaatgtatctgtttgatggcaggtggctgagattgtcagttggaaatctgggcttcaagagagagcacagaaaaagacatgctctctctggctacggtcaagtagctgatttaaatatgctatgctgtatatattgatgctgattgattagttattgatcttatgcaactacatggacattgtacgattgcagaactgttttatatttcaactcaagaagcaagagtaaagtttccttggttcatttcaattcctctgcctggtctgagtcttttgcacatggtgttaactggacgctactgattccgctatactctcacctggtaacacatATGACCAATCAGGTCGTCCCTATGTAAATTAGCCCCTCCCCTAGTGCAACTACCTTCTAAGAATCACAAAATGGCTGTTTGCAAATCAGCCCTGTAAGGTAGGTCATGTTTCAACATTAACAGTCATATTTAAAATTTACGCTATAGTTAAACACTTCAGTACAGAGGGGTGTATTCAGGAGTTGGCTATCATGGAGATTGGGAAAGGAAAGTGGAGAGGGAAGCCATCTTGAATACTGAGAGAGGAAGGGGTGGATTAATGAGtcggccatcttggatattggtgGAAGGAGGGACACATTGAGGGAGCGGCCATCTCAAGAGATCTCGTGCACAGCGCCTTGGGCCGCCTTCCCTTCTTGGTTGGGTAAGTGCTAAagcctttctccttctttccctgcATTGGCTAAGGCAGTAGGCTACTGTTCTTCGCGTCCAAGGAGACCTTTCTGTGCTCTGCTCCTGACGACATTTCCCTCTCGTTTGTCCCGCAGGTCTGAACGAACTTTGTGAAGAACACTCTGTGAGAGCTTTGCCCGAGGGCTGCCTTAGGACTGAAATAAAGGGGAAAAACTGGCAAGGACAAGAAATATGTAAGAGAAAGATATATTTCCAGCGACATACCTGGGCAgtcaaggaggaaaggaggattcTGCTGTTTAAAGAGTGGCTTGGGAAACGGACCAGAAGACTCCAGCAATAGGAAAACTGAGAAGAGGGAATCCTGTGCTGTTCACGAGAACAGATCTGTGAACTTCTGGCGTAATATTTGaatcataaattaaaaacaatggaaAATCTTTCTCCCTGTTCCACATCacacacgggagagaagccacatcaatgccaggaatgtggaaagagcttcagtcggagtgacaatctgctttcccatcaaaggactcacacaggggagaagccgtatcaatgcatggaatgtggaaaaagcttcagtcagagtggaccgCTGCGTTCCCACCAAAGGacccatactggggagaagccatataaatgcatagaatgtggaaaaagtttcagtcagagtggagatctgcgtgcccatcaaaggacccacacaggagagaagccgtatcaatgcatggaatgtggaaagagcttcaggtgGAGTGGAGATCTGCgtgcccatcaaaggacccacacaggggagaagccacatcaaTGCATAGAGTGTGGAGAGAGCTTCAGTCAAAGTGGGACTCTGCGtcgccatcaaaggacccacacaggggagaagccgtttcaatgcatggaatgtggaaagagcttcagtcacagtggaggTCTGCATTTGCAtcgaaggacccacacaggggagaagccacacaaatgcttggaatgtggaatgagcttcagtcggagtggagatctgcgttcccatcaaaggactcacacaggggagaagccatacacatgcctggagtgtggaaagagcttcagttggaGTAACGGTCTGCTTTCCCATCAAGTGACTCACagaggggagaagccacataaatgcattgaatgtggaaagagctacaGTTGGAGTAACAGTCTGCgtgcccatcaaaggacccacacaggggagaagccacatcaaTGCATAGAGTGTGGAGAGAGCTTCAGTCAAAGTGGGACTCTGCGtcgccatcaaaggacccacacaggggagaagacaTATCAATGcatcgaatgtggaaagagcttcagtcagagtgatcAGCTGCATTTGCAtcgaaggacccacacaggggagaagccacacaaatgcttggaatgtggaatgagcttcagtcggagtgacagtctgctttcccatcaaaggactcacacaggggagaagccatacacatgcctggagtgtggaaagagcttcagtcggagtaaCGGTCTGCTTTCCCATCAAGTGACTCACagaggggagaagccacataaatgcattgaatgtggaaagagctacaGTTGGAGTAACAGTCTGCgtgcccatcaaaggacccacacaggggagaagccatataaatgcatggaatgtggaaagagcttcaattTGAAAGCAACTCTGcgttctcatcaaaggacccacacaggagaaaagccatataaatgcatggaatgtggaaagaggttCAATCAGGGTGGACAGCTGcgttctcatcaaaggacccacacacaACTAGAGGAAGAGACCTGCCTTTGAATTTCCCAATTCTGCTTAAGTGTTCCATCTCTCCTCCAGAAGACAAAGAATGGGAGAATGGAAGCAAAGAGAAGGCCGCCATCTTGTTGCCTATCTGTCATGgatagggtctggagaacaagggtctggagaacaagccctatgaggagcggcttaaagagctgggcatgtttagcctgcagaagagaaggctgagaggagacatgatagccatgtacaaatatgtgaagggaagtcatagggaagagggagggagcttgttttctgcagccctggagactaggacacaagggaacaagggcttcaaactacaggaaaggagattccacctgaacatcaggaagaacttcctcactgtgagaagggctgttcgacagtggaactctctccccggggccgtggtggaggctccttccttggaggcttttaagcagaggctggatggccatctgttgggggtgctttgaatgcgatttcctgcttcttagcagggggttggactagatggcccatgtggtctcttccaactctactattctatgattctatggacagCAGTCTGTGTGACCTGGCTTGATTGCTGCTGGGGGCAGGTCCCCCATAGAGGAGCTTTTGACTGTGCCTGCACCTGATGATTCCTCCGGGGATTCTGGGTCTGTGGGCCAGCAGGACAGTCAAGAGACTTTAGCCCCTGAAAATGAGAGTTCTCTCTCTGAAGGCTGCATTCCAGCAAGGCAGTTTGTTCCAGGATCAAGGTCAGGCACAGAACTGAGCTCAGAGGATGGGAGGGAAAGGAGTGAAATTCCAGTTGCACCATTTAATGAGGAACTGGATAGAAGAATAATTTTTCTTCAACACAGAGCTTCCCCAGGAGAAAGTACGAAGGTCAAGTCCCCTATTAGCAAAAAAGTCCTCATTAGCTCAAAAATCCTTATCGGGTTCCCAGGGCCGACACCATGATTTTCTCAATATTAGCTAGACCAGCAAATTACTCCCGTCAGTCTGGGCAACGTTGCTGAACGTTGGTGATTCAAGTCAAGCCTGTtaaagggatttgtagtttcatatttctttgttcctgtttcatgtgTTCAAGTTGCTCAAGACTGTTCCTGAATCTCATGCTTGGATTTATCCTGCTTTTGCATACTTGGTTTTTGATGTCTTTTATGTACCttgatttttgtggattattCCTAATATTTGAACTTTGgatttttatactattttactgAATCACTTTTCTTATATATTCTCGAATAAACTGTTTGCTGATGTATTGGACTGGTGTGGAGGTGTTCCCGTCCAGAGATACAACGCATTGCAGCCACTTTTGAAGGGGTTAACCtgacctcttcctcctccaggaaAGTATCACAGACTCCTGGGATTGTCTGTGAAGGCTAGCTGAAACGAGAACGGATGAGATCTCTCAGTAAAAGGGTTCTGGAAAAGACTAGCTCTTTGGGAGCAGGTAATGACACACCTTTGGACTGTTTTCCTGGATCTTGGTTCTGATGCCTCTTGGTTTCCATTCTGGACTCTGGCCTGTTCCTGTCACCCTGACCTGGATGCTGTTGTGTCCTGAATCATTGACTCTTAAGTGCTGGACTGACTTCCTGGCCTGCTTTATGGACTTGGACTTCAGTTTGTATCCCTCACTATCCGGCTTGACTGTGGAATTCAGATGGAAGCAataatcccacccacgggagaaaagtgggatacaaattactactaataataataattattattattattattatatgaaggaaaagctgacaaggagaagacttggctctggctcacgaatgggaccctgaagaaggagactgaaggcctgatccttgcagcccaggagcaagacatcaggacaaaggcaattaaggccaagatcgaaaaatcagctgatgacccaaaatgcagactctccAAGGAAaacgatgaaaccattgatcacatcctcagctgctataagaaaatcgcacagacagactacaaacagaggcccaaatgattcactggaacttatgcctcaagtaccacctcccagcagcaaagaactggtgggatcacaaacctgcaaaagtcttggaaaatgaacacgcaaagatactgtgggacttccgaatccagactg
This window encodes:
- the LOC103281474 gene encoding zinc finger protein 135-like isoform X1: MENLSPCSTSHTGEKPHQCQECGKSFSRSDNLLSHQRTHTGEKPYQCMECGKSFSQSGPLRSHQRTHTGEKPYKCIECGKSFSQSGDLRAHQRTHTGEKPYQCMECGKSFRWSGDLRAHQRTHTGEKPHQCIECGESFSQSGTLRRHQRTHTGEKPFQCMECGKSFSHSGGLHLHRRTHTGEKPHKCLECGMSFSRSGDLRSHQRTHTGEKPYTCLECGKSFSWSNGLLSHQVTHRGEKPHKCIECGKSYSWSNSLRAHQRTHTGEKPHQCIECGESFSQSGTLRRHQRTHTGEKTYQCIECGKSFSQSDQLHLHRRTHTGEKPHKCLECGMSFSRSDSLLSHQRTHTGEKPYTCLECGKSFSRSNGLLSHQVTHRGEKPHKCIECGKSYSWSNSLRAHQRTHTGEKPYKCMECGKSFNLKATLRSHQRTHTGEKPYKCMECGKRFNQGGQLRSHQRTHTQLEEETCL